A region of the Amycolatopsis sp. cg13 genome:
GAACCCGGCACGCACCACCAGCACCGCCTCCGCGCCGAGCGCCGACAGGTCGGTCCACGCCGTGCCCGGCGAGGCCGTGCCGACCCCGACCCGGCGCACCGCGCGCGCCACCGCCGGATCGCCAGCCTCGACGACCTGGACGTTTCCTTCGACCGGCAGCCGCGACACTTCCTTGCCCGGCAGGTCGTCGACGAGCACCACCGGCCCGTCCTCGGCCAGCGAACGGCCGAGTTCCACCGCCAGCTCCGCCGCGGTCGAGGCCGCGCCGATCTCCAGCAGCGACAGCGAATCCCGGTCTTCCCGCGCCGCCCGCGCCAGCGTGAGCGCGACCCGGCTGGACTCGGTGACCGCCTTCGAGCGCCGCCACAGCTTCGCCGGGCCGATCGGCTTCACGCCCACCTGCGCGATCACCGACGCCCCGAGGTGCTGCGAAATTTCGCGGCGCAATACCGGCCGGTCCCGGACCAATGCGGACACCGCGGCGAAAGCAAGCCCGAGCGCGAGCCCCAGGGCCAGCCCGACGCCGCCATCCGTGCCATAGGTCTTCAGCTTCGACACCGGCTGGACCGCCGGCGCATCCACGATCTGCGTCCCGGCGATGACCTCCGGCGACCCGATCCCGGCCTGCTGCGCCTGGTTCTGCAGATCGGCGATCTTCGACACCAGGTTCGCGCGCTGCGTATACAGCTGCTCCAGCGCACCAGCGTTGGAGTTACGCCCCTTCGCGACCTCGGCCGCGGCCTGGTTGTCGATGTCCGCCAACTGCGCCTGAGACTGGTCCCGCTGCTGCAGCAATGCTTTCGAACGACCGGTGGCCGCGGCTTGGGTGCGCGCCGTGTGGTCGGCGATGAACGCGTCCGCAAGCGCCTTCGCCTTCGCGACCGCCTCGTCCTTGGTCTTCGCCTTGACCGTCACCTGCATGACGTTGTTGGTGAGGCCGAGCCCGGCGTAGTCCTTCAGGAAATCCGAGGGCGATTCGGGGTTGTTGATCCGTTTCAGCGCCGCTGCCGCCATGTTCGCCGTCGAAAGCACGGCGACGTCGGTGCGCATGAGCGTGCCGCTGTCGGTCGGCGAATCGTCCGGGTGGATCACCATGATCTTCGTGACCGCGGTCGGCGGCGCGGGCAGGAAGATCGCCACCGCACAGCCCAGAATCAACCCGGCCAGCGCTGTCGTCAGCCAGAACCGCCGCTTGCGCCGCAACGCGACCACCAGCCGCTGGAGATCGACCAGGGGCTGGACCTGTGCGGCGCTCATCGCGCACCAGCCAGTTCATCGGTCCGCTTCTTGGCGACCGGCTTTTGCTTCGGTCCGCCAGCGACGTGCACTTCCCGCGCCAGCACGGCACCGAGAATTTCGTGCCCCGAGTCCGCGCAAGCCTCCGCGATCGAAACCAGTTCCCACGCGTTGCGCGAGCCGAGCGAGATCACCACGAGCACACCTGCCGTTCCGTCCGGCACGATCGGCTGCGCCCCGGGTACCACCTCGATTTCGGTCACCGTCACCTCGACGCGGATGCGGTCGCCGCGAGCCGTGCCGGCGAACTGTTCCGCGACGTTCCGCGCCGAGGCGTCCCCGCGCGGAACAAGAATCAGCAGCCGCAACACTCCGTCGCGATCCGCGCCCAGCCGCGCGAGCACGCGGCGGTACCGCACCTCCCGTGCCGCGTCGTCGGCCGACGAGGGCACCTCCGGCAGGTTCCACGGCCGCTCGTTCCCGACGGCCTTCCGCCACCACTTCGCCGGCGCGTCCGAAACCGCCGGGGTATCGATGCTCGCCAGCACCGGGGCATCCAGCGCCGAACCGATTTCGCCTTCGCTGCGCGGCCGCCGGTCGGTCCGCGCCCCGAACAGGTAGGCCAGGATCCCGAGCACGAAAAACACCACCGCGCCGCCGACCGTCAGCTGCAGGAACGTCGGCGCGGACGGCGAGGACGGCCGTTCGGACGGACCGAGCACGACCATGTTGCCCGCGCCGGTCGCCGCGTCAGCCGCGTTGAGGTTGTTGACCGCCTGCTCCAGCGCCGTCCGCAACCCCTGCAGCGTCGTACGCGCCTGCACGCCCTCGACGGTGTCGCCGTTCGCCACGGATTTCGACAGATCGAGGATCCGCTGGTTGGTCTGCACGATCTGCTGGCGCAGCGATTCCTTCTGCTGTTGCGCGAGTTGTGCGGCCTGGTCCGCGGAATTTCCGAGCAATTGCGTCGAATACTTCACGAACTCGCCCGCGACCTGGTCGGCCAGCTGCTGCGAGCGCTCCGGGCTGGAGCCTTTCGCGGTAATCGTCACGACATTGCCCTGCGCGACGGACGCGGCGACCGATTTCTGCAGATCCGTTCCGCGAATCCCGAGCCCCAGCGCCGCCGACGCCCGGTCGAGCACCACCGAACTCGTCGCCACCTGTGCTTCGGTCAGCAGTTCGTCCGGCTGCCTCGGTCCCTGCAGCAACACGCTGGCCTGCGCCTCGTATCCCGGCGAAAGCACCACGGAAGCCCCGGCCCCGACACCCGCGCCGACGACCGCGAGCATCAACAACGCTCGCCACCGCCGGCGCACCACCTTCCCCACGACAGAAAGGCGTACTGTTTCGTCACTCAAAACCAGGTCTCCCCTCACGGGCCGACGCACGGGTCATTGACCCCGTCGCGGCACCGCGCCGGTTGGTTACACCATCCGGCCGAACCTTGTTCGAAACGCGACCCGGCTCAACCCAGCGCACGCTCGTACGCCTTGATCAACGCCGCCTGGGAATTGCCCCAGGCGAGCGGTCCGCGCACGCGCTGCTTGCCGAGCTGTCCCATCCGTTCCCGCTGCTCCGGGTCGTCCAGGAGCACGGAAACGAGCTTCGCGAACTCCGCGATGTCGTTGGCCGGGGCATAAAGCGCGGCCTCGCCCGCCGACACCCGCGCCTCGCGCAGCTCGAACGACACCATCGGTTTGCCCATGGCCATGTACTCCATGACCTTGTTCATCGTCGACACGTCATTGAGCGGGTTGAGCGGATCCGGCGAAAGGCACACGTCGGCCGCGGACAAATACCGCAGCAGATCCTCGTCGGACACCCGGCCGGTGAATTCCACCTGTCCGGACAATCCGAGCTGATGCGACAACGCGACCATCTCGTCGAACGTGTCGCCCGCCCCGACGAACACCGCGTGCCAGTCGTCGCGGCCCACCTCGTCGCGCAGGGACGCGAGCGCGCGCAGGGCGTAGTCCACGCCGTCCTGCGGGCCCATCACGCCGAGGTAGCAGAGCAGATTCAGCTTGCCGCGCTTGAGTTCCGGCTCCACCGGCACCTCGTGGAACCGCTCCACGACCGGCGCGCTGCGGACCACGAACACGTCCTCGGGCGCCTTGCCGCCGCGGATCCGCGCGACCTGGCGGTAGCTCTCGTTGGTGGACAGCACGACGTCCGCGGCGCGATAGGTGGAGCGTTCCAACGCACAAACGCCGCGGTAAAGGAAATCCTGTCCGCGATCGAATCGCGACAAATACAGTTCCGGCACCAGGTCGTGCTGATCGAAAATGAACTTCGCACCACGTCTTCGCAACATCCGGGCGACCAGGAACAGCAGATCCGGCGGATTGCAGGCGTGCACGACGTCGACCCGGCCGATCTTGCGCGCGAGCCGGAACGTGTGCCACAGCGCGGATCCGTACTCGCGCGCGTACCCGGCCGGTCCGCCGGTCGCCGCCTGCAGCGGATACCGGTGGATGTGCACGCCGTCGAGCACGACTTCGGCCTCGGTGTCCCGTTTCGTGCCCTGCGGGCAGATCACGTGCACCGTCATCCCGGCGTCGCGCAGCGTCTGGCATTCCTGCCACACGCGCCGGTCGAACGGCACGGACAGATTCTCGACGAGAATCAGCGCGACCCGGTTCCGCAGGATTTCGTTTTCGGAAAAGCCTTCACCAGGCAAGGCCGACGTACCCCTCTTCCGCCCGGCGCGCGGCGGCGTCCGGGACGCGGACCAGATCGACCAGCACCGGCCCGCTGCCGTGCGGCAGCGCGGCCAGCACCTCCGGGTCCGAGGTGCCGATCAAGCACACCTCGGCGTGGTCGAGCACCTCCTGCACCGACCCGGCGAGCAACTGCCCGAGGTGCGGCAGCCTGCTTTCGATGTACTCGCGGTTGGCCCCCATCAGCCGCGACAGGCTGACGTTGGCGTCGTGG
Encoded here:
- a CDS encoding Wzz/FepE/Etk N-terminal domain-containing protein encodes the protein MSAAQVQPLVDLQRLVVALRRKRRFWLTTALAGLILGCAVAIFLPAPPTAVTKIMVIHPDDSPTDSGTLMRTDVAVLSTANMAAAALKRINNPESPSDFLKDYAGLGLTNNVMQVTVKAKTKDEAVAKAKALADAFIADHTARTQAAATGRSKALLQQRDQSQAQLADIDNQAAAEVAKGRNSNAGALEQLYTQRANLVSKIADLQNQAQQAGIGSPEVIAGTQIVDAPAVQPVSKLKTYGTDGGVGLALGLALGLAFAAVSALVRDRPVLRREISQHLGASVIAQVGVKPIGPAKLWRRSKAVTESSRVALTLARAAREDRDSLSLLEIGAASTAAELAVELGRSLAEDGPVVLVDDLPGKEVSRLPVEGNVQVVEAGDPAVARAVRRVGVGTASPGTAWTDLSALGAEAVLVVRAGFANTQWLHTVARQLADCGVPILGVVLVDPDPKDGTDGTLWDGLHTALRGRAAVVAKKQEDAVELELREETKPIEWPGKRDTERRRRPLDRTRPPSPVDPDAPTRRLKPVQES
- a CDS encoding exopolysaccharide biosynthesis protein yields the protein MSDETVRLSVVGKVVRRRWRALLMLAVVGAGVGAGASVVLSPGYEAQASVLLQGPRQPDELLTEAQVATSSVVLDRASAALGLGIRGTDLQKSVAASVAQGNVVTITAKGSSPERSQQLADQVAGEFVKYSTQLLGNSADQAAQLAQQQKESLRQQIVQTNQRILDLSKSVANGDTVEGVQARTTLQGLRTALEQAVNNLNAADAATGAGNMVVLGPSERPSSPSAPTFLQLTVGGAVVFFVLGILAYLFGARTDRRPRSEGEIGSALDAPVLASIDTPAVSDAPAKWWRKAVGNERPWNLPEVPSSADDAAREVRYRRVLARLGADRDGVLRLLILVPRGDASARNVAEQFAGTARGDRIRVEVTVTEIEVVPGAQPIVPDGTAGVLVVISLGSRNAWELVSIAEACADSGHEILGAVLAREVHVAGGPKQKPVAKKRTDELAGAR
- a CDS encoding glycosyltransferase family 4 protein; the encoded protein is MICPQGTKRDTEAEVVLDGVHIHRYPLQAATGGPAGYAREYGSALWHTFRLARKIGRVDVVHACNPPDLLFLVARMLRRRGAKFIFDQHDLVPELYLSRFDRGQDFLYRGVCALERSTYRAADVVLSTNESYRQVARIRGGKAPEDVFVVRSAPVVERFHEVPVEPELKRGKLNLLCYLGVMGPQDGVDYALRALASLRDEVGRDDWHAVFVGAGDTFDEMVALSHQLGLSGQVEFTGRVSDEDLLRYLSAADVCLSPDPLNPLNDVSTMNKVMEYMAMGKPMVSFELREARVSAGEAALYAPANDIAEFAKLVSVLLDDPEQRERMGQLGKQRVRGPLAWGNSQAALIKAYERALG